The Stigmatella aurantiaca DW4/3-1 genome contains the following window.
GCTGATGGACCGGCTCCAGGGGAGCACGCCCCAGGAGCGCTTCCACCACTTCTCCACGGGTGTGCTCGGCGCGGCGGACACCCGGGCCGCGCTGCTGGAGGAGTACCCGGTGCTCGCCCGGCTGATGGCCACGCTGCTGGAGCGGTGGCTGGAGACGGGCCTGGAGTTCCTGGCCCATCTGGCCGAGGACCGCGCGCGGTTGGAGGAGACGTTCCTGGAGGGGCGCGCGCTGGGCCCCCTGGTGGCGCTCCAGGGCGGCGTTTCGGACCTGCACCGGGGGGGCCGGGGCGTCTTCCTGCTGCAATTCGGCTCGGGGCTGCGGCTGGTCTACAAGCCGAAGTCGCTCGCGGTGGATCGCCAGTTCCAGCAGCTCCTGCGCGGGCTCAACGGCGCGGGGTTGCGCCACCCCCACCGGGTGCTCACCGTGCTGGACCGGGGCGGCCACGGGTGGGTCGAGTTCGTGGAGGCCGGGGGCTGTGACTCGCGCGAGGCGCTCCAGCGCTTCTATTGGCGGCAAGGCAGCTTCCTGGCGGTGCTCCACCTGCTGTCGGCGGTGGACTTCCACCTGGAGAACCTCATCGCGGCCGGTGAGTTCCCGGTGGGGGTGGACCTGGAGGCGCTCTTTCACCACCGGCCGCCCCTGGGGCCGAGCGGCAAGGCGTACGGGCGGGCCTGGGCGCTGCTGGATCAATCCATCGTCGCGGTGGGCATGTTGCCCATCAGCCTCTTCGGCCGGCCGGGGAGGGCGGGGCTGGACATGAGCGGCCTGGGCGGAGAGGCCGGACAGCTCACGCCCCAGCGCATGCCCACGCTGGAAGACTCCGGGAGCGACACCATGCGGGTGGTGCGCCGCCAGGGACGCATGGAGGGCTCCCGCAACCGTCCTCGGCTCGGCGCGGCGCCGGTGGACCCCACGGAGTTCACCGAGGAGCTCATCCAGGGGTTCGAGGAAACCCACGCGTTGTTGATCCGGCAGCGGGAGGCGCTGATTCCCCAGCTTCGGGCCTTCGCGGGGGTGGAGGTCCGGTACATCGCCCGCGCCACGCAGCGCTACGCGATGTTGCTCCAGGAGAGCCACCACCCGGATTTCCTCCGCGATGGATTGGAGCGCGACAAGGTCTTGGATCACCTGTGGGCGGAGGCGGTGCATGTGCCCCTGCTGCGAAGGCTCCTGCCCTTCGAGCACGCGGATCTCCGCCTGGGAGACATCCCCTTTTTCACAGCGCGGCCGGGGGAGCGGCACCTGTGGAGCAGTACTGGCGAGTGCATCCCGGACTTCTTCACCCAGGACAGCCTGGGCGATGTCCTGCGGCGGTTGGACCGGATGGACGCGGAGGACTGCGCTCTCCAGGTGTCCTTCATCCGCAAGGCGATGGTCTCGCTCGACAAGGGGCGGGCCCCCGCGCGAGCCCTGGCGGCTCCGGCGGGAGAAGAGCCGTTGCCCATGGCCACGCCCGAGGAGTGCCTGGCCGCGGCGGTGGCGATCGGCGAGCGCCTCGCGGCCAAGGCGATCCGGGGAGACCGGGATGTGAGCTGGATCGGCCTGAATCTGGAGGACTTGCAGCAATGGCGTTGGAGCCTTTCGCCGCTGGGCACGGAGCTCTATGAGGGGTTGGGAGGGCTGGCGCTCTTCTTCGCGCACCTCGCGGCGAGGACAGGGCGCGCGGACTTCGAGGCGCTCGCGCGCGCGGCGCTGGAGCCGGTGCGGGAGGACTGGCGCAAGCTGGGACAGCACGGCGGCACGGAGGTGGGGGTCTTCGTGGGGCGAGGCGCCGCGGTGTACGTGCTGGGCCACCTGGCGGCGCTCTGGAAGGAGCCCTTCCTACGGGACGAACTGCGAGAGGGGCTGCCCGCGCTGGAGGCGCTCATCGAGACGGACACGCGGCTGGATCTGCTGAGCGGGGCGGCGGGGCTCGCGGTGGCGCTCCTGGG
Protein-coding sequences here:
- a CDS encoding type 2 lanthipeptide synthetase LanM family protein is translated as MHTLSPELSWRKAAFLHERAAPGRAAPPEEGAALQHAQRRARAWRQVMSADERLLEERLRSAGLDREGFLQILAHAEGGGDPSQHPSWEGLLQEVLEDRAVNEPLPSFLAAPVSASGPGLPFSGFLHPFLRLGAARLRAGLEALGARVPSPLPLVAPGIDALLLGGLAAQLHELASRVLILELNVARLMDRLQGSTPQERFHHFSTGVLGAADTRAALLEEYPVLARLMATLLERWLETGLEFLAHLAEDRARLEETFLEGRALGPLVALQGGVSDLHRGGRGVFLLQFGSGLRLVYKPKSLAVDRQFQQLLRGLNGAGLRHPHRVLTVLDRGGHGWVEFVEAGGCDSREALQRFYWRQGSFLAVLHLLSAVDFHLENLIAAGEFPVGVDLEALFHHRPPLGPSGKAYGRAWALLDQSIVAVGMLPISLFGRPGRAGLDMSGLGGEAGQLTPQRMPTLEDSGSDTMRVVRRQGRMEGSRNRPRLGAAPVDPTEFTEELIQGFEETHALLIRQREALIPQLRAFAGVEVRYIARATQRYAMLLQESHHPDFLRDGLERDKVLDHLWAEAVHVPLLRRLLPFEHADLRLGDIPFFTARPGERHLWSSTGECIPDFFTQDSLGDVLRRLDRMDAEDCALQVSFIRKAMVSLDKGRAPARALAAPAGEEPLPMATPEECLAAAVAIGERLAAKAIRGDRDVSWIGLNLEDLQQWRWSLSPLGTELYEGLGGLALFFAHLAARTGRADFEALARAALEPVREDWRKLGQHGGTEVGVFVGRGAAVYVLGHLAALWKEPFLRDELREGLPALEALIETDTRLDLLSGAAGLAVALLGLYRTTGEARWREAARRCGERLVATATPQPGGGVGWKGEVGMQPLAGFSHGVAGIAWALLELAEATEDPRYADLAHRGLAYERSLFVPERGQWKDLRAPDTEGHFMAMWCHGASGIALGRLLALRHLEGAEVREELSTALETTLRTGFGGNHSLCHGDMGNLEVLHLAGTVLGERQWTQAALRCATAVLRQGREEDWRCGLPRGSESPGLLMGLSGIGYGLLRLSAPGHVPSILSLASPTGE